A genome region from Solirubrobacter pauli includes the following:
- a CDS encoding UvrD-helicase domain-containing protein, whose product MSTVEDVGALAQQTSAHGVRLRYKRRYLRCEVPPADHARLVAAVELLPGAMRGQLHSLDIKPIVNIRQRGLYRLRVGAYRVIFWPIDAEIVVLELDRKDDTTYAHLDRLVVHRRGAGVQVTEVPEAVPEPGRVVGGRAPSRCSIEPVLQNPLTVFTTAQLQQIGLSADAIGVIRTLAATVEVADALAGTGMAADQVELVADMWHDPGRYLAIFDDGRVPTPDDARIAELELAQRLRSPESSDAVAELAARDFELVLAGSIEEWMFYLHPSQARIVSHVANGPSRVRGGPGTGKTVAALHRARHLVEHGRAERVLLTTFVNVLPSVWGTLLQRFAPESAGKISARTVDSLVFAITAAADGEPAFLPDDQIRKLREELCRKTAGLAEAVGGPAELGTEFETVLAGRGVESLDDYLALERPGRGRRLGADERRLVWTAWQSYLEHLRREGRTDWPLLRRRAVELAEAGAGPRFDAVIVDEAQDLTAMQVRLLMALDTAADHRNLMFVGDGQQAIYPGGFSLRSVGLDVRGRSFLLHTNWRNTQSIAAAAEAVMGDVPFGDLEEEAAPRPPREAPLPRRRGELPELHLVGSDAHGDEVLRGLLEEALTQFAPADVAVLGRTKKAWQRGERALKALGVESVVTTQLARRADGAPDAVRVGTFEGSKGLEFKLVVLVGYRKGDWTVQPFWLKDRGDRDEWWDTERRKLFVAMTRARDRLALLAWAPLSDSLEQARERFDEWDWTA is encoded by the coding sequence ATGTCGACGGTGGAGGACGTCGGGGCCTTGGCGCAGCAGACCAGTGCGCACGGCGTTCGCCTGCGCTACAAGCGCCGGTACCTGCGTTGCGAGGTGCCGCCCGCCGACCACGCGCGGCTGGTCGCGGCGGTCGAGTTGCTGCCTGGCGCGATGCGCGGACAACTTCACTCGCTGGACATCAAGCCGATCGTCAACATCCGCCAGCGCGGGCTGTACCGGTTGCGCGTCGGCGCCTACCGCGTGATCTTCTGGCCGATCGACGCGGAGATCGTGGTGCTCGAGCTCGACCGCAAGGACGACACTACCTACGCACACCTCGACCGCCTCGTCGTCCACCGCCGCGGTGCCGGCGTCCAGGTCACTGAAGTGCCCGAGGCCGTGCCGGAGCCCGGGCGCGTGGTGGGCGGACGCGCGCCGAGCCGATGCTCGATCGAGCCGGTGCTGCAGAACCCGCTCACCGTGTTCACCACCGCGCAGCTGCAGCAGATCGGTCTGAGCGCCGACGCGATCGGCGTGATCCGCACGCTCGCGGCGACCGTGGAAGTCGCCGATGCACTGGCGGGCACGGGCATGGCTGCCGATCAGGTCGAGCTGGTGGCCGACATGTGGCACGACCCCGGCCGCTACCTGGCCATCTTCGACGACGGCCGGGTTCCGACGCCCGACGACGCGCGGATCGCTGAGCTCGAGCTCGCCCAGCGCCTGCGCTCGCCCGAGTCCTCGGACGCCGTGGCGGAGCTGGCCGCGCGCGACTTCGAGCTCGTGCTCGCCGGCTCGATCGAGGAGTGGATGTTCTACCTGCACCCGTCGCAGGCCCGGATCGTCAGCCACGTCGCCAACGGGCCGTCGCGCGTGCGCGGTGGCCCCGGCACGGGCAAGACCGTCGCCGCCCTGCACCGGGCCCGTCACCTGGTCGAGCACGGGCGCGCCGAGCGGGTGCTGCTGACGACGTTCGTCAATGTGCTGCCGTCAGTGTGGGGGACCCTGCTGCAGCGCTTCGCGCCCGAGTCGGCGGGGAAGATCAGCGCGCGCACGGTCGACAGCCTCGTGTTCGCGATCACGGCGGCCGCGGACGGCGAACCCGCGTTCCTGCCCGACGACCAGATCCGCAAGCTGCGTGAGGAGCTCTGCCGCAAGACCGCCGGGCTGGCCGAGGCGGTCGGCGGACCCGCCGAGCTGGGCACGGAGTTCGAGACCGTCCTGGCCGGCCGTGGCGTGGAGTCGCTTGACGACTACTTGGCGCTCGAGCGGCCCGGCCGCGGCCGGCGGCTCGGCGCGGACGAGCGCCGGCTGGTGTGGACGGCATGGCAGAGCTATCTGGAGCATCTCCGACGCGAGGGCCGGACGGACTGGCCGCTGCTGCGCCGGCGCGCGGTCGAGCTCGCCGAGGCGGGTGCCGGGCCGCGCTTTGACGCCGTGATCGTCGACGAGGCCCAGGACCTCACGGCGATGCAGGTCCGGCTGCTGATGGCGCTGGACACGGCCGCGGACCACCGGAACCTGATGTTCGTCGGGGACGGGCAGCAGGCGATCTATCCCGGTGGCTTCAGCCTGCGCTCGGTCGGCCTCGACGTTCGCGGCCGATCGTTCCTGCTGCACACCAATTGGCGCAACACGCAGTCGATCGCCGCCGCGGCCGAGGCGGTGATGGGCGACGTGCCGTTCGGTGACCTCGAGGAGGAGGCCGCGCCGCGCCCGCCCCGCGAGGCGCCGCTGCCGCGTCGGCGCGGCGAGCTGCCGGAGTTGCACCTGGTCGGCTCCGACGCGCATGGAGACGAGGTCCTGCGCGGGCTGCTCGAGGAGGCGCTCACCCAGTTCGCGCCGGCCGACGTCGCCGTGCTCGGGCGCACGAAGAAGGCGTGGCAGCGCGGCGAGCGAGCCCTGAAGGCGCTCGGGGTCGAGTCGGTCGTGACGACGCAGCTCGCGCGCCGCGCGGACGGCGCGCCGGACGCCGTCCGCGTCGGCACCTTCGAGGGCAGCAAAGGCCTCGAGTTCAAGCTCGTTGTGCTCGTCGGCTACCGCAAGGGCGACTGGACCGTGCAGCCGTTCTGGCTCAAGGACCGCGGCGACCGCGACGAGTGGTGGGACACCGAGCGGCGCAAGCTATTCGTGGCCATGACCCGCGCCCGCGACCGGCTGGCGCTGCTGGCCTGGGCGCCGCTGTCCGACAGCCTCGAGCAGGCGCGCGAGCGCTTCGACGAATGGGACTGGACCGCATGA
- a CDS encoding SbcC/MukB-like Walker B domain-containing protein, which yields MRERADGLARRMADRELEIVEARGRFQPDPAGTAAAASERLAELTPEHQRLEKLQADVTRLADACRGHLERASTSDQEADRLAARRGTRSVQLRALAERAGELRAALAEALRSRASAELEREEADSAQREATEAGLDAASLIAARESLNAVSRLLEDRSELATRIAGDETQLVANERQLEPARARVAAAEQALTTHELERTGADSAARIARERAGRLATAATQVVNAAEHHAAAQATAATARSAAEEAAVAYAAAHAALATAREQREHARTAREAAQRENAVAHVAAGCAPGDPCPVCERDLPGDFAVATAPDLDAADADAAATQLNLDRAAAVERDAASACTRDAERRAAAEQALEAAATALAGARTTAQAQADTTVDSPAAATAAAHAAEDVAAQAEAALAVIDARRPALVEEHRAAAQLLTRLMADDQALERSLAERRADHVRMSEELATAVAALPALAEATEAGVAAAHEIVATQLADAEAVTKRVTTAQRVYEDAVRAVHVRELRLRDEVTTPAAAVRAELEGLAVELNEDQLTFGPEPEALVPAAEALEAQIDERVKQLRAEAVEARSAEQADRTASEQALNAVGLTAPALAERLNQLAGELFAADREHATASAQIEPVARLDALRCSASTLRAGFEDLKDALADSRFVGYVVRRRQLALLQHASRVLQDITGRYAFTEDFQILDSESGFPRSPDTLSGGETFIASLALALGLVEVADRSGGDLRALFLDEGFGTLDATILDTALTALEERAKAGRLIGLISHVPTVAERIDTVLEVRSNLEGSSIHILDREQREERVLDALAAELP from the coding sequence ATGCGCGAGCGCGCCGACGGACTCGCCCGTCGCATGGCAGACCGCGAGCTCGAGATCGTCGAAGCACGGGGGCGCTTCCAACCGGACCCGGCCGGGACCGCCGCGGCCGCGTCCGAGCGGCTCGCCGAGCTCACGCCCGAGCACCAGCGGCTCGAGAAGCTGCAAGCCGACGTGACCCGGCTCGCCGACGCCTGCCGCGGACATCTCGAGCGGGCGAGCACCTCCGACCAGGAGGCCGACCGCCTGGCCGCGCGGCGGGGGACACGGTCCGTGCAGCTTCGCGCGCTCGCCGAACGCGCGGGGGAGCTGCGCGCGGCGTTGGCCGAAGCGCTTCGCTCGCGCGCGTCGGCCGAACTTGAGCGCGAGGAGGCCGATTCCGCGCAGCGCGAAGCCACCGAAGCCGGCCTGGACGCCGCGTCGCTGATCGCGGCACGCGAGAGTTTGAACGCCGTCAGCCGGTTGCTCGAAGACCGCTCCGAGCTGGCCACGCGGATCGCCGGCGACGAAACCCAGCTGGTCGCGAACGAGCGGCAGCTCGAGCCGGCCCGGGCTCGCGTCGCAGCCGCCGAGCAGGCGCTCACGACACATGAGCTCGAGCGCACCGGCGCAGACTCCGCAGCGCGCATCGCCCGCGAGCGCGCCGGTCGTCTCGCGACTGCCGCCACGCAGGTCGTGAATGCGGCAGAGCATCATGCGGCCGCGCAGGCCACCGCCGCTACCGCCCGCAGCGCCGCCGAGGAGGCCGCCGTCGCATACGCGGCGGCGCATGCGGCGCTGGCGACGGCCCGTGAACAGCGCGAGCACGCCCGCACCGCACGCGAGGCCGCCCAGCGCGAGAACGCCGTCGCCCACGTCGCGGCGGGCTGCGCGCCCGGCGACCCCTGCCCTGTCTGCGAGCGTGACCTGCCCGGCGATTTCGCTGTGGCGACGGCGCCGGACCTGGACGCCGCCGACGCCGACGCCGCGGCTACCCAGTTGAACCTCGACCGTGCCGCCGCGGTCGAACGCGATGCCGCGTCGGCGTGCACGCGCGACGCGGAGCGCCGGGCGGCCGCCGAACAAGCGCTGGAGGCGGCCGCAACCGCGCTCGCCGGGGCACGGACCACCGCGCAAGCGCAGGCGGACACGACGGTCGACTCGCCGGCCGCCGCCACCGCGGCCGCACACGCGGCCGAGGACGTCGCGGCGCAGGCCGAGGCCGCGCTCGCCGTCATCGACGCGCGGCGGCCCGCCCTCGTCGAGGAGCACCGCGCGGCGGCACAACTCCTGACGCGGCTCATGGCGGACGACCAGGCGCTCGAGCGGTCGCTCGCCGAGCGCCGGGCGGACCACGTGCGCATGTCGGAAGAACTCGCCACAGCGGTCGCCGCGCTTCCGGCCCTCGCCGAGGCGACCGAGGCCGGCGTGGCCGCCGCGCACGAGATCGTTGCCACGCAGCTCGCCGACGCGGAAGCGGTGACAAAGCGGGTCACCACAGCCCAACGCGTCTACGAGGACGCCGTGCGTGCCGTCCACGTACGCGAGCTTCGGCTGAGGGACGAAGTCACCACGCCCGCGGCCGCGGTGCGCGCTGAGCTCGAAGGGCTGGCCGTCGAGCTCAACGAGGACCAGCTCACCTTCGGCCCCGAGCCCGAGGCGCTTGTGCCGGCCGCAGAGGCACTCGAAGCCCAGATCGACGAGCGCGTCAAACAATTGCGCGCCGAGGCGGTTGAAGCCCGTAGCGCCGAGCAGGCCGACCGCACGGCCAGCGAACAAGCGCTCAACGCCGTCGGACTGACCGCGCCCGCGCTTGCTGAGCGGCTCAACCAGCTCGCCGGCGAGCTCTTCGCGGCCGATCGCGAGCACGCCACCGCCAGTGCGCAGATCGAGCCTGTCGCGCGTCTGGACGCGCTGCGGTGCAGCGCCAGCACGCTGCGAGCGGGCTTTGAAGATCTCAAGGACGCGCTCGCCGACAGCCGGTTCGTCGGCTACGTCGTCAGGCGCCGCCAGCTCGCGTTGCTCCAGCACGCCTCGCGCGTACTGCAGGACATCACCGGCCGATACGCGTTCACCGAGGACTTCCAGATCCTCGACAGCGAGTCCGGGTTCCCGCGCTCCCCCGACACACTTTCCGGGGGCGAGACGTTCATCGCGTCGCTCGCGCTCGCGCTCGGCCTCGTGGAGGTGGCCGACCGCTCAGGCGGCGACCTGCGCGCGCTCTTCCTCGACGAAGGCTTCGGCACACTCGACGCGACCATCCTCGACACCGCGCTGACCGCACTCGAGGAACGTGCCAAAGCCGGCCGGCTGATCGGGCTGATCAGCCACGTTCCCACCGTCGCCGAGCGCATCGACACCGTGCTGGAGGTCCGCAGCAACCTGGAGGGCTCGTCGATTCACATCCTCGACCGCGAGCAACGCGAGGAGCGCGTTCTCGACGCGCTCGCCGCTGAGCTGCCGTAG
- a CDS encoding DEAD/DEAH box helicase translates to MSQVEGAPPAPGSVVLVRDEEWLVTRTERADDGEWFVSAQGVSELVRDTEAIFSTALEDVQHLDPAAAQVVADDSPGHRRSRLWLEAMARKTAVPITDPSLTVATQGLADFLPYQLAAVRKALAPENLRPRILLADAVGLGKTLEIGMILAELVRRGRGERILVVTPRHVLEQMQFELWTRFALPFVRLDSLGIQRIRQKLPGNRNPFAYFKRAIISIDTLKSDRYISHLRKQHWDAVVIDESHNVTGASQNNRLARLLSTRTDALILASATPHNGRKESFAELIRMLEPSAVTPEGELVEEEVKRLVIRRHRHSEEVASYVGGDWAERLSPDNRVVKASAIENEIARELDETWVHPAAGQSPYSGANSALFPWTLVKAFLSSPAALLASATDRRKRLADPDSREAEALKRLESLAQRGLMEPTAKYAALRDHLREIGVGKGKPTRVVIFAERVPTLQFLRERLCADLKLNADEIAVLHGGLTDTEQQSVVESFKLESSPIRVLVTGDVASEGVNLHLQCHHLVHYDIPWSLIRIQQRNGRIDRYGQKHSPRITTLLLDPDVQNSLGDLRVLTRLMEREHEAHKALGDSASLMGKHDVKTEEDEIRKVLAGQQRFEDTVRSVAEIGQGGDFDDLFARLLDAPTNAPTPDLATHATAYDRDLDFLSDTLDEVLETPGLPWPDGVSWKPQPTHQIVDLEPSPDLRRRLEVLPQSYIKDRQVTERLRLATTTARGSAALAAARGPGQHTLWPEAHYLSPLHPVVEWAADRALAQLGRNQVFGMRGPVEHVSVLLQGTLTNRRGQVVAASFVVVQFVGGAPDRLPLPEAHATLRSALERLGIAVAHVNTGPVAELTELTAYVAPAVKQARTFLSTVVSAIEAATSERVSSWAERVQRWDHAADSLAQRSEVRDRRALVAGEKEIAESLLPDQRLVRPLLVVVPKGEQR, encoded by the coding sequence ATGAGCCAGGTCGAAGGTGCGCCGCCCGCGCCGGGATCGGTCGTGCTTGTCCGAGACGAGGAGTGGCTGGTAACTCGCACTGAGCGCGCCGACGACGGAGAGTGGTTCGTCTCTGCCCAAGGGGTATCAGAGCTCGTGCGAGACACCGAGGCGATCTTCTCCACCGCACTCGAGGATGTGCAGCACCTCGACCCAGCTGCCGCACAGGTGGTTGCCGATGATTCGCCGGGGCACAGGCGGTCCCGGTTGTGGCTGGAAGCGATGGCGCGAAAGACCGCCGTGCCGATCACCGATCCGTCGCTGACGGTTGCCACGCAGGGTCTCGCGGACTTTCTCCCGTACCAGCTCGCTGCCGTGCGAAAGGCGTTGGCGCCGGAGAACCTGCGGCCTCGGATTCTGCTCGCCGACGCAGTCGGGCTTGGCAAGACCTTGGAGATCGGCATGATCCTGGCCGAATTGGTTCGGCGGGGTCGCGGCGAGCGGATCCTTGTGGTCACGCCGCGTCATGTGCTCGAGCAGATGCAGTTCGAGCTTTGGACTCGGTTCGCGCTGCCGTTCGTGCGGCTCGACTCGCTCGGCATCCAGCGCATTCGTCAGAAGCTGCCGGGCAACCGGAATCCGTTCGCGTACTTCAAGCGCGCGATCATCTCGATCGACACGCTCAAGAGCGACCGTTACATCAGCCACCTTCGCAAGCAGCACTGGGACGCGGTGGTCATCGACGAGAGCCACAACGTGACCGGCGCCTCGCAAAATAACCGCCTCGCGCGACTGCTCTCCACGCGAACCGACGCGCTGATCCTCGCGTCCGCGACCCCGCACAACGGTCGCAAGGAGTCGTTCGCCGAGTTGATCCGCATGCTCGAGCCGAGTGCGGTCACGCCTGAGGGTGAGCTCGTCGAAGAAGAGGTCAAGCGACTCGTAATCCGTCGGCACCGCCACAGCGAGGAGGTCGCGAGCTATGTCGGCGGCGACTGGGCCGAGCGCCTCTCGCCCGACAACCGGGTCGTCAAGGCGTCTGCGATTGAGAACGAGATCGCCCGCGAGCTGGACGAGACGTGGGTCCATCCCGCCGCCGGCCAAAGTCCCTACTCGGGCGCCAACTCGGCGCTGTTTCCTTGGACGCTCGTGAAGGCGTTCCTGTCGTCGCCGGCCGCGTTGCTCGCGTCCGCGACTGACCGGCGCAAGCGCCTCGCTGATCCCGACAGCCGCGAAGCCGAGGCGCTGAAGCGGCTCGAAAGCCTGGCGCAGCGAGGGCTCATGGAACCCACGGCCAAGTACGCGGCACTCCGCGACCACCTGCGCGAGATCGGGGTCGGCAAAGGCAAGCCGACCCGTGTCGTCATCTTTGCCGAGCGCGTGCCCACACTGCAGTTCTTACGAGAGCGCCTCTGCGCGGACCTCAAGTTAAACGCCGATGAGATCGCAGTTCTCCACGGCGGGCTGACCGACACGGAGCAGCAATCGGTCGTGGAGTCGTTCAAGCTCGAGTCGTCCCCAATCCGCGTGCTCGTGACCGGCGATGTCGCGTCCGAGGGCGTGAATCTGCACCTGCAGTGCCACCACCTGGTGCACTACGACATCCCGTGGTCGCTGATTCGCATCCAGCAGCGCAACGGGCGGATCGACCGCTACGGCCAGAAGCACTCGCCGCGGATCACGACGCTCCTGCTCGACCCAGACGTGCAGAACTCGCTTGGTGACCTGCGCGTACTCACGCGACTGATGGAGCGCGAGCACGAGGCCCACAAGGCGCTCGGTGACTCGGCGTCGCTGATGGGCAAGCACGACGTCAAGACGGAAGAAGACGAGATCCGCAAGGTCCTCGCCGGCCAACAGCGCTTCGAGGACACGGTTCGCTCCGTCGCCGAGATCGGCCAAGGCGGCGACTTCGACGATCTGTTCGCCCGTCTGCTCGACGCTCCGACCAACGCGCCCACCCCGGACCTCGCAACCCACGCCACCGCGTACGATCGCGACCTCGACTTCCTGTCGGACACGCTCGATGAGGTGCTCGAGACGCCGGGCCTTCCGTGGCCTGACGGTGTGTCCTGGAAACCGCAGCCGACTCACCAGATCGTCGACTTGGAGCCGTCACCGGATCTGCGGCGGCGCCTCGAGGTGCTTCCGCAGTCCTACATCAAGGACCGGCAGGTAACCGAGCGACTGCGGCTGGCGACAACCACGGCGCGCGGCAGCGCAGCGCTCGCAGCCGCTCGCGGTCCCGGGCAGCATACGCTGTGGCCCGAGGCGCATTATCTGTCCCCGCTGCACCCCGTGGTGGAGTGGGCGGCGGACCGGGCACTGGCGCAACTCGGCCGCAACCAGGTGTTCGGGATGCGCGGGCCCGTCGAGCACGTCTCGGTCCTCCTGCAGGGCACACTGACCAACCGGCGCGGGCAGGTGGTGGCGGCATCATTTGTCGTCGTCCAGTTCGTAGGCGGGGCGCCCGATCGGCTCCCCTTGCCAGAGGCACACGCAACGCTTCGCTCGGCGCTCGAGCGGCTTGGGATTGCCGTCGCCCATGTCAACACCGGCCCGGTCGCCGAGCTGACCGAGCTGACCGCGTACGTGGCGCCTGCGGTCAAACAGGCGCGTACTTTCCTGTCGACGGTCGTGAGCGCCATCGAGGCCGCGACCAGCGAGCGCGTCTCGTCATGGGCCGAGCGGGTGCAGCGTTGGGACCACGCCGCAGACTCACTCGCTCAGCGATCCGAGGTCCGTGACCGGCGCGCTCTCGTCGCCGGCGAGAAGGAAATCGCCGAGTCGCTGCTCCCGGACCAGCGGCTCGTCCGCCCACTGCTCGTAGTGGTACCGAAGGGCGAGCAGCGATGA
- a CDS encoding ATP-binding protein, with product MINLRRIGAVDGSVDAGTRRFHVVLDDDATVQLDDLIVCRQLLPDGSGEVAHYGIVVEQTGVLEGAQWPSDTRHVVDGTMPGEAVRRAEVLVLRTDPELWLAPNPGAEVHAATGDARTKALFEDQMRKPLAVGLDQSGEPVYADFTFMNGEQGGHVSISGISGVAAKTSYALFLLHMIFETSAGRTLLGASAANTKALVFNVKGEDLLHLDRHNRLFDDDQRARWAKLGVADPQPFGQVEFHVAPLAGGDETQVVPDIASRRSDEVSIYGWTPEAFIRQGLLRFCFTESDDRSTQVGFVEQVVRTQLARHAHPLENEEGAVVIVPEAHSASRTFERVVARRPPAKPAGAGIVIRSWYDLLDLLAAKLDPDFGDEHWSGRTQPGTLMAFQRRLMALGPRLGHLIRCGVTEPVMRTSLTVVDIHSLHEAAQRFVVGALVSRVFEEKQGTGREPLRFIMLDELNKYAPRDGHGPLRELFVDIAERGRSLGVLLIGCQQAAGRVAEPVVRQPALKVAGRLDATEAVDYRYLTPELRERATRFLPGTMVLDQPLVPAPLPIRFPFPPYATNVSDAATGESDRAATASAFEEAGS from the coding sequence ATGATCAACCTCAGACGCATCGGCGCCGTCGACGGTTCCGTCGACGCGGGCACCCGCCGCTTCCACGTCGTCCTCGACGACGACGCCACCGTGCAGCTCGACGACCTGATCGTCTGCCGCCAGCTGCTGCCCGACGGCAGCGGCGAAGTTGCTCACTACGGCATCGTGGTCGAGCAGACCGGGGTGCTCGAGGGTGCGCAGTGGCCGTCGGACACGCGCCACGTCGTGGACGGGACGATGCCTGGTGAGGCGGTCCGCCGCGCCGAGGTCCTTGTGCTGCGCACCGATCCCGAACTGTGGCTCGCGCCCAATCCCGGCGCCGAGGTGCACGCGGCGACCGGCGACGCGCGCACGAAGGCGCTGTTCGAGGATCAGATGCGCAAGCCGCTCGCGGTCGGACTGGACCAGTCGGGCGAGCCCGTGTACGCGGACTTCACGTTCATGAACGGTGAGCAGGGCGGCCACGTGTCGATCTCGGGCATCAGCGGTGTCGCCGCGAAGACCTCCTACGCGCTGTTCCTGTTGCACATGATCTTCGAGACCTCGGCGGGCCGGACGCTGCTTGGCGCGTCCGCCGCGAACACCAAGGCGTTGGTCTTCAACGTCAAGGGCGAGGACCTGCTGCACCTGGACCGCCACAACCGCCTGTTCGACGACGACCAGCGAGCGCGCTGGGCCAAGCTCGGCGTGGCCGACCCGCAGCCCTTCGGGCAGGTCGAGTTTCACGTCGCGCCGCTGGCCGGAGGCGATGAGACCCAGGTCGTGCCAGACATCGCGTCACGCCGCAGCGACGAGGTGAGCATCTACGGCTGGACGCCCGAGGCGTTCATCCGCCAGGGTCTTCTGCGCTTCTGTTTCACGGAGAGCGACGACCGCTCGACCCAGGTCGGGTTCGTCGAGCAGGTTGTGCGCACGCAGCTCGCCCGCCACGCGCACCCGCTCGAGAACGAGGAGGGGGCGGTGGTGATCGTCCCCGAGGCGCACAGCGCGTCGCGCACGTTTGAGCGTGTCGTCGCGCGGCGCCCGCCGGCCAAGCCCGCGGGCGCGGGGATCGTGATCCGCTCCTGGTACGACCTGCTGGACCTGCTCGCCGCCAAGCTCGATCCCGACTTCGGCGATGAGCACTGGTCCGGCCGGACGCAGCCGGGGACGCTGATGGCGTTTCAGCGTCGGCTGATGGCGCTCGGCCCGCGTCTGGGCCACCTGATCCGCTGCGGCGTCACCGAGCCCGTGATGCGCACGAGCCTGACGGTGGTGGACATTCACTCGCTGCACGAGGCCGCCCAGCGCTTCGTGGTCGGCGCGCTGGTGTCGCGCGTCTTTGAGGAGAAGCAGGGCACTGGCCGCGAGCCGCTGCGCTTCATCATGCTGGACGAGCTCAACAAGTACGCGCCGCGCGACGGCCACGGCCCGCTGCGCGAGTTGTTCGTGGACATCGCCGAGCGCGGCCGCTCCCTGGGTGTGCTGCTGATCGGCTGCCAGCAGGCGGCCGGCCGCGTCGCGGAGCCCGTCGTTCGCCAGCCCGCGCTGAAGGTCGCGGGCCGCTTGGACGCGACCGAAGCCGTCGACTACCGCTACCTCACGCCCGAGCTGCGCGAGCGCGCGACCCGCTTCCTGCCCGGCACGATGGTGCTCGACCAGCCGCTGGTTCCCGCACCGTTGCCCATCCGCTTCCCGTTCCCGCCCTACGCGACCAACGTGTCCGACGCGGCCACCGGCGAGTCCGACCGCGCGGCCACCGCGTCCGCGTTCGAGGAGGCGGGGAGCTGA
- a CDS encoding exonuclease SbcCD subunit D codes for MARILHISDWHIGASLYRADRSADHAAVLVETIALAQEHQPDLILHTGDVFDALIPGHRAMRQAIDALTALAAVAPVVVLAGNHDHPRLFEVFSTLRGIDRRLTFVARVKPPDRGGIIDVPTAAGERIRIAPVPFIHQNRFVDWFGDDALIHAKYADKVRAINRGLGDGLLDGYDGACDVLIYAAHLHVSGAVLGGSERRVHITEEYATGPESFPTVSYAALGHIHKPQSVAGPRTAEYAGSPLPLDFGEREEAKSVVLVECAPGRPARVQRLPLTGGRPLRLLHGTLTEVEAAAASVGEAIVKVVVETEDPIDGLVDHVRGLLEGATIVEIVENVASRRLEAAHTRATDEREQTLDELFDDYLRERGTKSVSAVTVKALWGAVQTAVAEDAEEVAVDGLRDVLTCELPVPA; via the coding sequence ATGGCCCGCATCCTGCACATCTCGGACTGGCACATCGGCGCGTCGCTGTATCGCGCCGACCGCTCAGCCGACCACGCCGCGGTCCTCGTCGAGACGATCGCGCTGGCACAGGAGCATCAGCCGGACCTGATCCTGCACACCGGCGACGTCTTCGACGCGCTGATCCCCGGCCATCGCGCGATGCGGCAGGCGATCGACGCGCTGACCGCGCTGGCCGCCGTCGCGCCGGTCGTCGTGCTGGCCGGCAACCACGACCACCCGCGGCTGTTCGAGGTGTTCTCGACGCTGCGCGGGATCGATCGGCGGCTGACCTTCGTGGCCCGGGTCAAGCCGCCCGATCGGGGCGGGATCATCGACGTGCCGACTGCTGCGGGCGAGCGGATCCGGATCGCGCCGGTGCCGTTCATCCATCAGAACCGCTTCGTCGACTGGTTCGGCGACGACGCCCTGATCCACGCCAAGTACGCGGACAAGGTGCGCGCGATCAACCGCGGGCTCGGTGACGGGCTCCTCGATGGCTACGACGGCGCGTGCGACGTGCTGATCTACGCCGCGCACCTGCACGTGTCCGGCGCGGTCTTGGGCGGGTCCGAGCGGCGCGTCCACATCACCGAGGAGTACGCGACCGGGCCGGAGTCCTTTCCGACCGTGAGCTACGCCGCGCTCGGCCACATCCACAAGCCGCAGTCGGTCGCTGGCCCCCGTACGGCCGAGTATGCCGGGTCACCGTTGCCGCTCGACTTCGGCGAGCGTGAGGAAGCGAAATCGGTCGTACTCGTCGAGTGCGCTCCCGGCCGGCCGGCGCGCGTGCAGCGCCTGCCGCTGACGGGCGGCCGCCCGCTGCGGCTGCTGCACGGGACGCTCACCGAGGTCGAGGCGGCCGCCGCATCGGTGGGCGAGGCAATCGTGAAGGTCGTGGTCGAGACCGAGGACCCGATCGACGGGCTCGTGGACCACGTCCGCGGGCTGCTCGAGGGCGCGACGATCGTGGAGATCGTCGAGAACGTCGCGAGCCGGCGGCTCGAGGCCGCCCACACACGCGCGACCGACGAGCGCGAACAGACGCTCGACGAGCTGTTCGACGACTACCTGCGCGAGCGCGGCACGAAGTCCGTGTCTGCGGTGACGGTGAAGGCGCTGTGGGGCGCGGTGCAGACCGCGGTCGCAGAGGACGCCGAGGAGGTCGCAGTCGACGGGTTGCGCGACGTGCTCACCTGCGAGCTGCCGGTGCCGGCATGA